From Paenibacillus sp. PvR098:
AAGGACGGCCAAACGAACGTAAGCTCTAGGGCTGTGTTCATGGATAGGCCGCAAAGAGTGATTAAGGAAAAGAACCTTACACCGGTTTTCTCCGAAGAAACTGGACAAAACTATATCGAATACGAGGAAGACGGGAAGCTCAAAAAAATTTGGATCGAGGATGAAACCTCTGTTAAAACGAGGATTGCCCTGGTGAACAAATACAATTTGGGTGGTGTCGCTTCCTGGCGCCGGGGCTTTGAGAATCCGCAGGTTTGGGGCTGGATTCATTCGGTACTGGAAACGAAGCAATAAAAAAGAACTGGCTTTGCCCTACGCATGCTGCGTGGCAAAGCCAGTTCTTTTTCCTATTCTTAAGATGTAGAGGTCGTTTCATTTTTGCTGTTTGAAGAATCGGCTGTACCATCTTGTTTTTCAACGGGAGCGTGCTTGGGGTCAAACGATAAAATCGTTTTGCAGTACATGCAGCGGTCTGTTTTACCCAGCATTTTGGTATGCTTTCCGCATTCAGGACACTCCAACGCCGTGGCGCTTGTTGACATCATGCCCGCAGTGAAATAAATGGCCATACTGACCAGCATGGAGATTCCGCCGAGAACCATACTCGTTGCCGCAAGGATGCGTCCCGCTTTTCCCCATTCAAAAACGATACCCGCAAGTCCGGTAATCATGAGCAGCATCCCGCCCAATGTCAGCAGCAGCCCCCATAATCGAAATTCATTTACCTTACTTGATTTGAGCTTCATGTACGTCACTTCTTTCGCATTAATAATTATGTGAGTTTTGTAACAAAACTTTGGCAGGAAACTGAGATTCAATGTAGAAATAAACATAAATATTGCATTAATTGATTCATGTGCTCACAGTCAGGAGGCTTACTTCAATGGAATCAGTAAAACAGTATTGGGTGGAGAGACTCCGGCAGGATGAAGCAGTTATCAGCGTGCTGGTCGTAGATAACCCTTCTATGTTCTGTTCCGTCACAGACGGGTTTGACATTCTGCTTCTTGTCGTCAGCCATGACAATGAACGCACTTATCAACAAATTCATTATATAAAAGACAACCTTCGTATACAAGAAAGATGGATTAGTCCGGATGTGCTGGAGCAATGGATCCTGCATGGAGAACACCGTAACTTGATTTATTGGGTCTTAAAAGGAGAGATACTTTTGGATCAAAATACTTATTTGGAGAGCCTGCGGCATAAGGTACTTGAATTCCCGCATGAGCTGCGAGAGCGCAAACTGCTTATTGAGTTCTCCAAGTTTTTGCGGTGCTACCTACGGAGCAAAGAATACATACTGAACGAGCACTTCCTGGACGCTTATCATAATATTCTCGAAGCACTGCACCATTGGGCACGGATCGTTATTATTGAATCTGGGAGTCATCCTGAGGTTACCGTCTGGCGTCAAGTGAGAACCATTAATCCCGGTGTTTACAAATTGTATGAAGAGCTCACTTTAAGCAAGGAAACGTTAAAACAGCGGGTGCAGTTGGTTTTACTGGCGAGCGAATTTTCCGTGATGTCCAAAATGGAGAACTGCTGCAAGCTGCTGATTGATTTGCTTGCGAGCAGGGAGGAAGTTTGGAGCCTTCAGGAGCTGCAGCAGGTGCCTAAGCTTGCGGAAGTGAAAGCAGAGCTTCCGCTTTTGATGGGCAAGCTGGTCAAAAAATCACTTGCCAAAGAGGTCTTTTTTACGATTGATCCCGAACTATCTGTGCTTGAGCTTCGTTATAAGGATGTCAAGAGCCAAAGTTTATGATATAATGTCAACAATTGAATAACCACTGGGGGAGCTTCAATCTAGCGAGGCTGAGAAAAAGAGGCGTATTCTTTGACCCTTGGAACCTGAGTACGGTAGTCTGCAAGACGCGGATTACGACTGGATCATGCCAGCGTAGGGAAGTGGCCGAATGATTACGAATTGTTGTAAGGCATTTGCTCATGATGTCAACCCGCTCTGGGTTGGCTTTTTTTGTAATGAATGGAAGTCAGGGGAGGTGAGCGGATGCAACTCATCGTGAACGGAGAGCCAAGAGAAGTAGACGACGCTTCGACGGTAGCTGAAATGCTAGCGGCGTTCAAGCTGGAGAACAAAATATTGGTAGTGGAGTTAAACAAGGAAATTATTGAACGCGGTACGTATGATGTGACATGGCTAAGTGACGGCGACCGCGTGGAGATCGTCCATTTTGTCGGCGGCGGTTGACATATCTTTGTAGAATGAAGGAGACAATGAACATGAGTGAAACATTGAAAATCGGTCCTTATGAATTTAAGTCCCGTTTGCTTTTGGGTACGGGGAAATTTACGGATTTGCAGATTCAAGAACAAGCGGTTCGCGCTTCGGAGGCAGAGATACTGACCTTTGCCATTCGCAGACTGCCTATTGATAACCCGGACGCACCTAACTTTCTGGAAACATTGGATTTGAAAAAGTTTACGCTGCTCCCTAATACAGCTGGTGCTTATACGGTGGAAGAAGCGGTTCGGATTGCCCGTTTGGCTAAAGCGACGGGGCTTTGCGATATGATCAAGGTTGAGGTGATCGGCGATCCCAGAACGCTGCTGCCGGATCCCGTGGGTACGCTTGAAGCGACCAAAATCTTAGTGGAGGAAGGGTTTATCGTCCTGCCTTATACCTCCGACGATCCTATCCTTGCACGTAAACTTCAGGAAGCAGGAGCTGCAGCGGTAATGCCGGGAGCATCCCCGATCGGTTCCGGGCAAGGTATTGTGAACCCGAATAATTTACGGTTTATTCTGGAAGAGGCCAAAGTACCAATTATCGTTGATGCAGGGATTGGCGGACCTGCCGATGCCGCCTTGGCGATGGAGCTTGGTGCTGACGGCGTGCTTCTGAATACGGCAGTAGCGGGAGCGGGGAATCCAGCTCTGATGGCTGAGGCGTTTAAGCTGGCTGTCGAAGCGGGACGCAAGGGCTTTATTGCCGGCCGGATCCCGAAGAAACGATATGCCTCCGCAAGCAGTCCGGTTGAAGGTATGATCGAATAGTGAAAGGCGGGAGCTCTTGGCCTCAGGCCGCAGTGGGCTCCTTTTTTTCTTAATTTAATGCTTGACTTTCAAAGTGCGGATATGTTAAATTAGTTTTCGCTGCTTCAAACGATTAATGGTTTTGGAGCATCTCAATGATAAGCATAAAAAATGGTTGAAAAAAAAGCTTGCATCGAGATAGGCAAATGTGTTATATTATAAAAGTCGCCGCTAAACATGGTGACAGCAAACGACAAAGTTTTAAGATGCTTATAATGGCATGGTTTTGTCGGATAATTGCCCTTTGAAAACTGAACAACGAGTGAGTGCTTTAAATAGAGAATCAATTGATTCTCGCCAGCATGGCAATGAGCTTTTCAATCAGCTTTTCTTTAATGGAGAGTTTGATCCTGGCTCAGGACGAACGCTGGCGGCGTGCCTAATACATGCAAGTCGAGCGGATTTATCCTTCGGGATAAGTTAGCGGCGGACGGGTGAGTAACACGTAGGCAACCTGCCTGTAAGATCGGGATAACTACCGGAAACGGTAGCTAAGACCGAATAGCTGGTTTCTCCGCATGGGGAGATCAAGAAACACGGCGCAAGCTGTGGCTTACAGATGGGCCTGCGGCGCATTAGCTAGTTGGTGAGGTAACGGCTCACCAAGGCGACGATGCGTAGCCGACCTGAGAGGGTGATCGGCCACACTGGGACTGAGACACGGCCCAGACTCCTACGGGAGGCAGCAGTAGGGAATCTTCCGCAATGGACGCAAGTCTGACGGAGCAACGCCGCGTGAGTGATGAAGGTTTTCGGATCGTAAAGCTCTGTTGCCAAGGAAGAACGCCTCGGAGAGTAACTGCTCTGAGGGTGACGGTACTTGAGAAGAAAGCCCCGGCTAACTACGTGCCAGCAGCCGCGGTAATACGTAGGGGGCAAGCGTTGTCCGGAATTATTGGGCGTAAAGCGCGCGCAGGCGGCTACTTAAGTTTGGTGTTTAAGCCCGGGGCTCAACCCCGGTTCGCACCGAAAACTGGGTGGCTTGAGTGCAGGAGAGGAAAGCGGAATTCCACGTGTAGCGGTGAAATGCGTAGAGATGTGGAGGAACACCAGTGGCGAAGGCGGCTTTCTGGACTGTAACTGACGCTGAGGCGCGAAAGCGTGGGGAGCAAACAGGATTAGATACCCTGGTAGTCCACGCCGTAAACGATGAGTGCTAGGTGTTAGGGGTTTCGATACCCTTGGTGCCGAAGTAAACACAATAAGCACTCCGCCTGGGGAGTACGCTCGCAAGAGTGAAACTCAAAGGAATTGACGGGGACCCGCACAAGCAGTGGAGTATGTGGTTTAATTCGAAGCAACGCGAAGAACCTTACCAGGTCTTGACATCCCTCTGAATACGGTAGAGATATCGTAGGCCTTCGGGACAGAGGAGACAGGTGGTGCATGGTTGTCGTCAGCTCGTGTCGTGAGATGTTGGGTTAAGTCCCGCAACGAGCGCAACCCTTGAACTTAGTTGCCAGCATTCAGTTGGGCACTCTAAGTTGACTGCCGGTGACAAACCGGAGGAAGGTGGGGATGACGTCAAATCATCATGCCCCTTATGACCTGGGCTACACACGTACTACAATGGCCGGTACAACGAGAAGCGAAACCGCGAGGTGGAGCGAATCTTTATAAGCCGGTCTCAGTTCGGATTGCAGGCTGCAACTCGCCTGCATGAAGTCGGAATTGCTAGTAATCGCGGATCAGCATGCCGCGGTGAATACGTTCCCGGGTCTTGTACACACCGCCCGTCACACCACGAGAGTTTACAACACCCGAAGTCGGTGGGGTAACCCGCAAGGGAGCCAGCCGCCGAAGGTGGGGTAGATGATTGGGGTGAAGTCGTAACAAGGTAGCCGTATCGGAAGGTGCGGCTGGATCACCTCCTTTCTATGGAGTCCATGTCGTCTGTAGGGCGACGGACAAATCTGCAGCGAA
This genomic window contains:
- a CDS encoding DUF2614 family zinc ribbon-containing protein, producing the protein MKLKSSKVNEFRLWGLLLTLGGMLLMITGLAGIVFEWGKAGRILAATSMVLGGISMLVSMAIYFTAGMMSTSATALECPECGKHTKMLGKTDRCMYCKTILSFDPKHAPVEKQDGTADSSNSKNETTSTS
- a CDS encoding nucleotidyltransferase-like protein, with protein sequence MESVKQYWVERLRQDEAVISVLVVDNPSMFCSVTDGFDILLLVVSHDNERTYQQIHYIKDNLRIQERWISPDVLEQWILHGEHRNLIYWVLKGEILLDQNTYLESLRHKVLEFPHELRERKLLIEFSKFLRCYLRSKEYILNEHFLDAYHNILEALHHWARIVIIESGSHPEVTVWRQVRTINPGVYKLYEELTLSKETLKQRVQLVLLASEFSVMSKMENCCKLLIDLLASREEVWSLQELQQVPKLAEVKAELPLLMGKLVKKSLAKEVFFTIDPELSVLELRYKDVKSQSL
- the thiS gene encoding sulfur carrier protein ThiS, which translates into the protein MQLIVNGEPREVDDASTVAEMLAAFKLENKILVVELNKEIIERGTYDVTWLSDGDRVEIVHFVGGG
- a CDS encoding thiazole synthase, which translates into the protein MSETLKIGPYEFKSRLLLGTGKFTDLQIQEQAVRASEAEILTFAIRRLPIDNPDAPNFLETLDLKKFTLLPNTAGAYTVEEAVRIARLAKATGLCDMIKVEVIGDPRTLLPDPVGTLEATKILVEEGFIVLPYTSDDPILARKLQEAGAAAVMPGASPIGSGQGIVNPNNLRFILEEAKVPIIVDAGIGGPADAALAMELGADGVLLNTAVAGAGNPALMAEAFKLAVEAGRKGFIAGRIPKKRYASASSPVEGMIE